A portion of the Acidobacteriota bacterium genome contains these proteins:
- a CDS encoding serine hydrolase, protein MLLRRSSRLVLVVVGLALVSSGLLAQRAASTPTTYYPPRFDWARVSPADAGFDPVKLKAAVDFAIENENPATKDLALDIPNTFRREAPYNALIGPTSPRAAANGLVIHRGRIVAEWGDTARPDMTFSVTKTFLSTVVGLAYDRGLIKDLNDRVGPYMPANVDLFASEKNAPITWDHLLRQTSDWSGTLWGKPDWADRPVGATEAEWEKRPVYAAGTHFKYNDTRVNVMALAALHVWRDPLPEVLRREVMTPIGASSTWRWEGYDNSWVDLDGRKVQASTGGGHFGGGMFISAFDLARFGYLFLRNGKWEDRQLVSTKWIGLARTPGVNPEYGFMNWYLNPGRKATPSVPENTVRFVGNGNNIVYLDWENDLVVVVRWIKGGRANGATTGSAIDDFLGKVVTAIKK, encoded by the coding sequence ATGTTGCTCCGACGATCTTCCCGCCTCGTCCTGGTCGTTGTCGGCCTCGCGCTTGTGTCCTCGGGCCTACTGGCCCAGCGGGCGGCGTCGACACCCACCACCTACTATCCGCCGCGCTTCGACTGGGCGCGGGTGTCGCCGGCCGATGCGGGATTTGATCCCGTCAAACTGAAGGCCGCCGTGGATTTCGCGATCGAGAATGAAAATCCGGCCACGAAGGATCTGGCGCTCGACATTCCAAACACGTTCCGCCGCGAAGCGCCCTACAACGCACTGATCGGTCCTACGTCACCGCGCGCCGCCGCCAATGGCCTCGTCATCCACCGCGGCCGCATTGTGGCCGAGTGGGGCGATACCGCTCGGCCCGACATGACCTTCAGCGTCACCAAGACCTTTCTTTCGACGGTGGTTGGTCTCGCGTACGACCGCGGCCTGATCAAAGACCTCAACGATCGCGTGGGGCCGTACATGCCCGCGAACGTGGACCTGTTCGCGTCAGAGAAGAATGCGCCGATCACCTGGGACCACCTCCTGCGGCAGACGAGTGACTGGTCCGGGACGTTGTGGGGCAAACCCGACTGGGCCGATCGGCCAGTGGGCGCGACCGAGGCCGAGTGGGAGAAGCGACCGGTCTACGCCGCTGGGACCCACTTCAAGTACAACGACACGCGCGTGAACGTGATGGCGCTGGCCGCCCTGCACGTGTGGCGCGATCCGCTGCCCGAGGTGCTGCGCCGCGAAGTGATGACACCGATCGGCGCGTCCAGCACGTGGCGCTGGGAGGGGTACGACAACTCATGGGTCGATCTGGACGGCCGCAAGGTGCAGGCGTCCACCGGCGGCGGCCACTTCGGTGGCGGCATGTTCATCAGCGCCTTCGACCTCGCGCGCTTCGGTTACCTGTTCCTCCGGAACGGCAAGTGGGAAGACCGCCAACTCGTCTCCACGAAGTGGATCGGCCTCGCGCGCACACCGGGCGTGAACCCTGAGTACGGGTTCATGAACTGGTATCTGAACCCTGGCCGCAAGGCCACGCCGTCAGTGCCCGAGAACACCGTCCGCTTCGTCGGCAACGGCAACAACATTGTCTACCTGGACTGGGAGAACGACCTGGTCGTTGTCGTCCGCTGGATCAAAGGAGGGCGCGCGAACGGCGCCACCACGGGTAGCGCTATCGACGACTTCCTGGGCAAGGTTGTGACGGCGATCAAGAAATAG
- the moaA gene encoding GTP 3',8-cyclase MoaA → MSTLDTLGRPLRSLRLSVTDRCNLRCHYCMPEDEYVWLPREDVLSFEETVQLTDLFGQMGVDRVRLTGGEPLLRRDLPSLVAQLAAKPWLVDLALTTNGVLLADAAADLKAAGLHRVTVSLDTMRPERFNALTRRDALPQVLAGIDAARRVGFSDLKIDSVITQGDNDDEVGDLLEYGRSVGAEVRFIEYMDVGGATHWRPDAVFSRAQLLERLASIYGPIEPLPSPASAPADRFQLPDGLAFGIIASTTQPFCRTCDRARLTADGVLLLCLYAQHGTDLRRPLRAGASPETLLNMLKAVWKGRADRGAEERRSVRGRGTYIPLSVLKKDAHLEMHTRGG, encoded by the coding sequence ATGTCCACGCTCGACACACTCGGCCGGCCGCTTCGCAGCTTGCGCCTGTCGGTGACCGACCGGTGCAACCTGCGGTGCCACTACTGCATGCCCGAGGATGAGTACGTCTGGCTGCCGCGCGAGGATGTGCTGTCGTTCGAGGAAACCGTCCAGCTCACCGACCTCTTCGGACAGATGGGTGTGGACCGGGTGCGGCTGACTGGTGGCGAGCCGCTTCTCCGTCGCGACCTGCCGTCGCTTGTTGCGCAACTGGCGGCGAAGCCGTGGCTCGTGGACCTGGCGCTGACCACCAACGGCGTGCTGCTGGCCGATGCGGCGGCCGACCTGAAGGCGGCGGGGCTCCATCGCGTCACCGTGAGCCTGGACACGATGCGGCCTGAACGCTTCAACGCACTGACGCGAAGGGACGCGCTGCCACAGGTGCTCGCCGGCATCGACGCCGCGCGGCGGGTGGGATTCTCGGATCTGAAGATCGACTCGGTCATCACCCAGGGCGATAACGACGACGAGGTCGGAGACCTGCTGGAGTACGGGCGATCGGTCGGCGCCGAAGTCCGGTTCATCGAATACATGGATGTGGGCGGTGCCACACACTGGCGTCCCGACGCGGTGTTCTCGCGCGCTCAACTGCTGGAACGGCTCGCGTCGATCTACGGACCGATCGAGCCACTGCCCAGCCCGGCGTCAGCGCCTGCGGATCGCTTCCAGCTGCCCGACGGCCTGGCGTTCGGCATCATCGCGTCCACCACGCAGCCGTTTTGCCGGACGTGCGACCGCGCGCGCCTCACCGCCGACGGCGTGTTGCTGCTGTGCTTGTACGCGCAACACGGCACGGACTTGCGCCGCCCTCTTCGCGCCGGCGCATCGCCCGAGACGCTGCTCAACATGTTGAAGGCGGTCTGGAAGGGCCGCGCCGATCGCGGCGCTGAAGAACGCCGCTCAGTGCGGGGCCGCGGCACCTACATCCCGCTGAGCGTACTGAAGAAAGACGCGCACCTGGAGATGCATACGCGCGGGGGATAG